The DNA window GTGACCCAAAAACGACGACCATGACCCAGCCTACATGCAAGGTTAGGAAGCACCGGAACCCTACAAGTATTGTTCTCGTCTAGAGCCGCCTATGCAAAGAGGAAACTGTCGCTTCACAACCACGAAATGGAACACGGGTTTGAATCACATGATCATCGCCTTACACAGCTGTGAGGATATCCTTGATTCGTAGTCCATCGGAAGAATGAGATTTCTAAATCGGTTTCCGTGGTGTGCACAATATCGTCTCGGCTGTCTAAGCCTGTCCGTACCCTGCGAAGTCCCACGGTTGGGGCTGTCAGCTGAGACTGCAGAATTGAAGATGATCGCGGGGAATGACGCCACGGTTTGTTACTTGCGCCATGCAGGCCCGCTCGAAACAGGAAGACCTCACTAGAATAACAGTACTTTTGGTGTCGCCTGGCTTTCAGTGCTGTAGAAACAGCTCCTCGCAGGCTGGcgccggaagagagggggGTACCCTGCCACGCGGGAGTGTACCGCGTGCCGAAGTCACAGGGAAACAAAAACTTAGCCGTCTTCAACAAAAGTGGACGGTGATCCGGCATCGCATAAGCGTTCACAAAGTTTAATTTCATAATAATAGTAATGACAATGGACATGAAGGTGATCAGAGCACCGTGCCGGTCTCGCATTCGGGACCCCGGATACGCTACAAGGAAGGCCGATTGATACCGAGAGCACACACATCCCTCCAATATGCTCCGACGCAAACCGAGAAAACAATCAGATATCCTAATATTCTTACAGCAAAATTAGGACACTGTTTAAATTAGCCGACACCTCCATGTCGAGAACCGGCAGCAATTTCCTGCAACTCACAGAATGCATGCAAGACTCAGCCCAGTGGACTATTAAGCGTTGGTACCTCCTCTGGTGTGTTCGTTGCAATCGCGGCCGCAGTCCTGGGAGCTATCTCGACGGTGGGCGCCTTCAGCTTGATTTCAACATCAGCAGGGGATGCGCTGGTGTCTTGTGTGATCTCAATTTTGGGCGGACCCAACCGAAGGCCTGCCGCGGGTGGTTCTTTAGCCTCGTCTCGTGCTTCGTCATCAGCGTCCGTTTGACACCGCAGCTGTTCTTTTGTTGCAGGAACCTTCCCCATTGTTTGTTGCCCATGCCTTGTGGCTCCATGCTTagcttcttctgcctctttctcggcctcctcAATCTTCTCTaactcctctctttccctctggGCGACCAGCTGTGACTCTGTTTGTTGTACCTCACGATTAGCTGCCTCCACTTCCGTTTCAGCGTCGGCAAGATGAGTCGACTCCGATAGTGTGGTACTCTGCCCGGATGTCTGGGAACCTTGCGGCGCGAGGCTGTGCATGTGCCGGTTGGACGTCCAGATGGACCGACTTGCCGCTACCACACCTCTTACCGATCTAGCATGTCCTCGAGCCTGGGGGTGAACAATTGTTTTTTTGCGTGACCGGCAGAAACTCATTCGCACGACTCACCTCTTCCGGTCAGTCACTGGCTCCTCTGTGGAGACACCAGGCGCCTCGTTGCTCACCTAATAAGGGACAACGTAATGGCCGTGTtggcgcctttctctttgtaCGCGACGCACCGTAGACGGTAATTCGTCTCCTGCAGAAGGCGGTGCACAGGGAATGTGCGCCCCAATACGCTGCATCATGGGCTTCGCATGATCGGGCTTTTTTGGAGTTACATTGTTCGTGTGCTGTTTGTGAATGTTGCTTtcatcttcttttctccggaCGTTGTATCTGTTATGAGTGTTTGAGATGCTTGTTGAAAAGGGAAGATGGACAGCCATACTTTCTGGCAAGCTCTTTGTCCTGTTCCTTCAGCGACGCTAGCGCGCCCTCGGCATTGGTTATGGCAGCCTCTAACTCGTCTATTCCGACAAACGCAGGAAAGCCTTTTCCTGATATTCCGTGCGAATGTGCGGTCGCACGGATAACCTAAAAGAAAACCTTGAATGTGGGAGGGGTAAATTTTCCCTGCAAACTGAGCGCGCCCACCTGCCTCAGGCGAGCAGGGCGAGATTTGCCGTCTGCCATCTCATTTCCCTGAACGTTGGTCCATGGAAATATAGAGAAGAGGCTTAGAAAAAACAAGGCACGGAAACCCATTATCACTAGATTAGTcactgttctctctccactcaTATGAGGATGGgtggggggagggggggggggctgaACGGAAGTACACAGGAAATGTATTAAGTCTCTGCTGTACGTACTGCCCACAAGGAGTACCAACTTCCTCGTAAagctcctttttctctgggtGTAATTTTAGGACTGGCATGCCTTTGCCCGTGAGACGCTGTATAATCTTCCAGGTCCTGCGTGTCCTGGCGTTCAGGTCATATAGTCTCTGATGCGACATGCCCAACACTATATTTCGAGCGGCATTGTCTCCCGAATCTCATGTGGGGATCACAGAGAAAATCGATTTGTACACATAAGTTGCACTGGTAGAGAACATCTATAAGGGGAATCAGAACCATGCACACGTTCCTTTCTGCTCCACCTACCCCCTCTCGGCTCTATAGTGGATGCTCGATGTTGCGTCTGACCTACGATTATGCCCGCTGCGAGCCGGAATCCCATGCTCTTGCCGCACCCTCAGCCTGTGTAAAGTAATGAAGCGACAGGCTTCCTCGAGAACAGGCACACGCCGTTGGTGCACAGTCGGAAAGGTCGCCTCAATTGCACGCAGTTCCCTTGTTTCGACTTGCCTCTTTCCCTGCATGTAAGCAGGACTGCGTAACATCTTTGCCAACAGCCGAGCATGGGTAGCCACACACCCTGACGTAAGTTCGCAGCTCACTCTATTGTACAATCGATCTCTCGTCCTTTGGAAGCAGTGAACGAAGTTAGCTAGGTTGGCGTCCACCTCTCGTGGCCTGAAtatttcttctttctgtaTTTTTTATTGGAGCAAGAGGGGCTGTGTGTTTATCATATATCTGCGCGTGTCATGCACCGAGTATCATGCCGTAGGCAATGATTGGAGAGACCTTTGTAAACCGTTGGCAGATGCTGCCGCGATTGGCGGTGCCACTCACTCGTTCGCGACAGTTGCGGGAGGATGTTTTTCCCGCACACTCTGTCGCGCCGTTGTTGTTGGTCTGTTTGTTCTACCACTGGGTCACAGCAGTCGTATGCTTGGGTCCAGGCTGGCAGACAACTGAGCAGGAGACAAGAGCGGCCGTTTGGCAAGGTGGAGGAACATTTGGCGGCGCGGACCCTATGTTATGGATGGATTCTAGAGATCAGCCTTTTGGAGAGTATCTGGCAGCGGACCACCCACACCGACTGGCTTCCGAAGGCGCCTCAAAATCCTCTGCTGCGGAGTTGTTAGATACGCCCGTGACTTACGAGCCTGACCGTGAAGTGCGTTACCGCGGGACGGTTCGCCTGCCACCGCGGCGGGGCTGTCCTAAGGGTTCATACGATGTAATCGTTGGCGCTTGTGTGTGGTTAGACAAGCAGGATAAGGTTCTACCGAATTACGTATGCCCCCCAGGTTCCATACTCAATGGGGACTTTTGTTACGGAAGGATCGTGGCTGACTATGAGTTGGATTGTCCTAAAAATTTCCTGCCAAACGAGGATGAAGTCTGCGTGAAGGCTGTGGTATACACGCCACCTCGGATAATTTGTCCAGAGGGCTTTGCTGTTGTCAGGGCGTCTCCAGATAACCGAAACAGAGTGTGCAAACGTGTGAAGTACGTAGCCCCCATCAAGAGGCCTACGGAAACTATCGAGAAACTCCCGATTATGGATTGCAGcggcacagagaagacgtgTCCTCTACCGAGAAAACCTACGGCAGACCGCGAGTGGGTATTGGAATGCCCAGACGGGGGCAAGCTGGTTAGATCGAAGAAGgacaaaaaacgaaaggcTTGCAAGATCGATATTTTGGTGCCTCCCTTGCCTGCAAAGAACTGCGTTAAGGTAAGCGGTTTCTAGAAAGCACTACTGCTCTCCAACGTTTGCTGGGCTTCTTTTTGCTTCACTAACGGTTAACCACTGGTAtgttcgtgtgtgtgtgtgtatgggGCCGGTATTCTCAAAGGGTTTCAGGCCAGTAGAGCTCGTTAATTTCGGCATCGGATGCGTTAAAATCTCCGTACAAGACGTTGCGCTTGTATGCCCTGGACCGAAACCAAAATTTGGTCCGGGGTTCGGTGATTGGGATGTTCCGAGATACAAGTACGATCCGGTAGACAAGTGCGTGGCCTATCGTGCCAAAGCTATAGAGGGGCAGTGTCCCTTCGGCTACGAATTCCAACAGGATACATGCTACAGGAAATATTTTCTGCCGTACTACATGGACTGTAGTCATCTTGAAGGCTATGCCTTCTTCTGGGATCCAGAACACAAGGCTGGCATATGTGAGTATCAGTTCGACCCCTTCAAGTGGACTCCTGGTGTAAGCTATATCACTCAGAGAGAGCGATGGGATGGAGGGAGAATCTATTTGTTATCCAACCCATATGACGTTAAGAGGGCGTATGATAACTCAGCCGACGTTGCTGCGGCCTTccgtcctcctcctcctACCGCCCCGACTCTGGAGAAGATTCCAGAGGTAAAAAACCCTTCGTTTTCGACGGCGTAGTGTCTACCAGCAACCAATACATTGCAGGCTGTCACGCACTCCACGCGCCCTGGTTCGAGGGGAAAATACGAAGCTTTTCAATGACAtctgcttctcctgtctccgacgAAATTCATAAAACCGGCTCCGGTCACAAGAAGCACGCGTCCTTTTTGAGTATGACAAACTTCTGTGTTTTGCGCATTTTGTTTGCATGCTGGTGAGTGCGCCGGCAAAACCATCTGCGCCGCAAATCAACGTGAGAGAGGGACCTCTGCGCCCTGATCACTACACTGACTCGTTATGTTTCTATCAATCGCTTGGTGCCAGGATCTGAGCATCGTTGTCGCATCCCTTacacaggaagaaagagcaacCGAAATGTCCCCGAGTGGGGTGCACACCAATGGAAATTTGACATGTGTTTCACACTCATCTGCGACCTCATCTATGTACCACCAGCCTCTATGCGTGATATATATTTGTGGCACCGGCTGGCTCATTCGTGTTATCTTGGCGCCTGCCTTTGTAGCCTTCCCTTTCACCTTGCTATGAACTCACATGCGCCCTTTCTAACGAAAGCCCTGCTACCATGTAGGGTCCGCAATGGCCGGCAAATCACTCGCTCCAAGCTCGTCCCGAGCCCCAATGACGGACGTGTCCAGTCACAGGCATAATCGAGCATGTGTGACTACACAGTTGAACGCTCACGTGCTGTGTGGAGCGTGGTCTGCTGCATGCCAGTGGCGAGGCATGTCTACTACTGCGTCACGGCCAAAACCGTTACATGTCACTGCAACTATTGTTCAGGCATACCGTGATTTGTTTTCGGCTGACGTACCGCTCCGCGGAGAAGGTGATAGGATGAGGAGGACAGCTCCACAAGTGAAGGCACCGAAGTCGAGATACACTTTTGCACACATTCACTTGTTGTTTCCACATGTCAGCGAAGGCTGCTTCCACCTGAGCGCCGGTTGCCCACAAAAGATTCGAACCTAAAAAATAGGTCTTTTCACAGAAGCATCGTCTGAACGCGCCCCGCTTCCGTGGCTTCGACGCGAGCAGAACCCCTGCCACCAGGAGGGGAGCCAGGAAACACGTGCAGTGTGCTCGTCTGGCTCCgacaagaggaaagcgaTCACATCACAAGACGCTCGCTCTGAGACCACGTAGCCGCTTCTGCCAATTAGACGGTGGAGAACGCGACCGTGTTCACTGCTTGTGTATGCCGATCTTTTCGTAGTTTTGCTTGTCCCTGGACAATGGAAACGATGTCGTTAATGTGGGAGTCCTCTCGTAGTGTATCAGACGGCAGCAACATTACCCACAAGCTCCTCCCCTTCACGGACCACTATCAGTCGTGTTTGTAGACGCGTGCCACACACCCCTCTGGTGCGCACGAACATACGTGTCGTGCAGCGTCCCTTGACGGTCAACGCAGTGGCACAAGGGGAGCATATAGCAGGCTGTGTCACTTTGCGGTCCACCGAAGCAGTCGCACTATTCGCACAACTACACGGCCGTTTCCATGCGCTCAAGAAGTCAAGTTCGGCTAACTTTCCGGTGATAATACCATTCGCCTGCCAATTTGCTCCACCCTGTTCAAGATTCAAAGAGCTTCAAATCTTCTTGGATAGGTCCATACAAAAACGAAGCATTTTCTCCTTACTCCAGAATCAGATATGCTCTGCCCCCTATTTTCGAAGAGGTGATGCACAACACAGAGCCCATCGACGCACGACTGCCTCTCCCTTTAGTAGGGCGGACCCCACGCGCAGTGACACATCCTTGTGGCGACTGTGACAACCATCCAATATCGCGTCCTTCTGTGCAAGTACCTTCCTTGCAACCTTGCCCGAACTGTTCATTATATAGAAAACTCTGCCctatatacgtatatagGAGGGGAAGAACCTGTTTCGTATAAAAATATACAAGACTCCATCAGTAGCCGTAGTCGCCCCACGAAACCTGGTAATCACTGCCAAAGAATTGCTTGATCAGCTGCGCGGTGATGGAGTGATCTGCTCGGCCGTACTGGTAAGAGTGGCCGTAAATCTCAATTTGCCGGTCCTTCATGCGGCACTCAATGCGGCCGCCGCCTTGTACCTCTGCGGGGAAAAAAGCCGAAGCAAAACCAAGAAACACATAGTTGCTCCATACAGCCGGGTCAAGCGCTGAGATCCATAAACACGTTCTCCCCTTCAAGAATCTCACCAcggctctcctctcgctcacTCCAAAAAGCATGGTGTTCTAAAACTCAAATTCTTTGCGAAACGCTCGACTGTCCCTGAGGCGGTGAGCCTGTACCCTAAAATTTATCTGAATTTTGAAAGAGAAGGTGAGAGCCACCAGAGGCCTGAATGGGCAAAGTACTCGCCCTCAAACTCCGGCAACTGTTACATGCCAAAACACGGCTACTGCGACGAATTAGAAAGTCCCCTTAAATGCCACCCAAAAGAAGCGACACGTTATCGCCTTCCGCCACATGAAAAAGCTGCCTGTAGgtatctatctctctacCTATATCCGGACAAGTGCGTAGGCATGTATGGGCGCTACAGCCTACGGGTACTTACCCGCTTCTATTCCCTTGCTTTCCAGCTCCTTGATGGTGTCCAGGGCACACTGGTAATGGTATTCCGCCTGAGGATTGCCCCGGACGAGGTAGATGGTTGTCTCAAAGCGTTTCGTTTCGTTTTGTTCAGGATCTACTCGAATGAGCACGTACTTCTGAACGCCATCCTCGACTCGAACCTTGGGCAAACCCTTCAGGAAAGTGACTAAATCTTCATCACCACCGGAGATTGTCGGCTGGTCACCGGACTCGCCGGAGGGTTGTGAAACGGACGCGGACCCCTGTGGTACTTCAGATGTTTGTAGGCTGGTGCTGCCATCGCCGCTGCCAACATGGCCGTCTGATgagccttttttctgtgcaaGTTCGCGCTCGACCTCCACAAGTTCCTCCGTCAGCTTCTGAGCCACCAACTCTAGAGCTGGTCGCTCCAAATCGTTGGCGTCAGCCAGCTGGTCGTTAACAACCTTCAGAGCCGCCTGCAGCTCGGCAGGTGTCCGATGGCGACCTGACACCAGGGATGGCATGTTTGTGTCGAGAGTGAATATTGGCACAGCCGGACGCGACAAGAAAGAAAATAACGCCGAATCGCGACCGATACGGGACTGGAAGCTGAGAGGAGCTGTACGGAGGGAGGGCTCACTACGCTTTCCAGCGAATCCAGGTGATTCGTTAAGAACGAGAAGTGAAGGAACTCTCCGAGGTCGAGGATTGTTAGACGAGCCAGTCCGGCCAGGGGAGGAAAATCTCGGACCCACGGCCACCAGGTTGGATTTTCTCGCGGATTCGGTTCGAGGGCCTATCACCGGGGTAGGCACCGTTGGCTCTGTCGGCGAAAAGCTTTGGTTACCTCTTGGCACCAACAAAAACGAAGGATTAGTCGTGCTTGCGAGCACTCGAGATCGACAcctgaggagagacaaccAGTGCACTTTGGTTGACGGAGAGGCAAGCAACCCGAGAGGTCCGGCGCCACTGCCGCAGCGTCCGGAAACTCCTGGCATCAACACccaggaaaagaggaacgcCTTCACAACGAAGAAGCTGAATTTCTGTAGACGCCCTGAACTAGTACGCGTGGATCCCTTCGTTTTTACCGTGGGACTCACTGCCACGACTCCACGAAGACAGAGATATTTCACCGCCCATGTTACGTCGTTAGCCGCACCCTGCCACATACGACCGAAAGAGACGATGCCTCCACTGAATGGGTCTGCCCCCTTCGTGTTTAAAAAATGAGCGACTACCAAAATGGGAAGTGTCGCGAAAGAAGAATTTCAGCACTAATCCGGCAAGAGGACGTGTTGAACACGACCCATCAGTACACACACAGCTGCGTGCACATAAGCAGGTCCAAATAAAGGAAACCCAAAAGCATAGTAATAGAGCCCAGACTGTTGATAATTTTGAAAGAGGAAAGCCGTCTTTATCCAGAGGGGGAAATGAAGGCTCCCAGCATCTCCAGGTTGTGTGGCAGAGGGGCAAATGTCGTCGGCGGCCACGGCCACTGAACTATCAGGCTAGCAGCATAATTGAGCTTTTCTTCGACTGACAGTGCTAGTCcacgaaaaacaaaaagaaTAAGCGTTCTGGAAAATCCAGGGAGGGTGGAAAAAGATAAAAATTAGAAGTGAACACGGTGCGTGTCGGGCACGTTAGCAAATGTCCAGGACTTGAGCGTAAGAGGTACGGTAGAATTCTCGCTTGACAAAACGGAAGGTCCTTCATATTATAAGATCAAACCGGCCACTAAAATCGACGAAATCCTTGGAATGGGGTTCCTACGAAAATGTGTGCAAAACTGCACGCTGGCCCGGCGATAAGACAccagcagagaagccgagacaaGAAAAGCGCCGAAACTTCTCCGTGTGCCGTCTCCCCTGGCACACGTTTTTGACCGGAGAAACAGCGACCGGCTGGGACTATccgaaaagaaggaaggccaCCGACGTTCAGATGGAACAGTTAGTCTTTGTAAACGTTTTCGATCTAACCGTTCTTGTGCTTTGGTTCCTTGTGTCCTTCGGCGATGAAGACGCAAGAATTTGTGGGGGTTGCATTCAGAGGACTCGCAACATAAACTGCAAGAACCACTCTGTCGCCAAGCAGCGCACGGCTGCGAGCCGACGCACGTGTATCTCGCTGCCGTCCAACTCTGTAGTGGAACGACACTTAGTGAACAAGGGTCTG is part of the Neospora caninum Liverpool complete genome, chromosome II genome and encodes:
- a CDS encoding putative oocyst wall protein, encoding MLPRLAVPLTRSRQLREDVFPAHSVAPLLLVCLFYHWVTAVVCLGPGWQTTEQETRAAVWQGGGTFGGADPMLWMDSRDQPFGEYLAADHPHRLASEGASKSSAAELLDTPVTYEPDREVRYRGTVRLPPRRGCPKGSYDVIVGACVWLDKQDKVLPNYVCPPGSILNGDFCYGRIVADYELDCPKNFLPNEDEVCVKAVVYTPPRIICPEGFAVVRASPDNRNRVCKRVKYVAPIKRPTETIEKLPIMDCSGTEKTCPLPRKPTADREWGFRPVELVNFGIGCVKISVQDVALVCPGPKPKFGPGFGDWDVPRYKYDPVDKCVAYRAKAIEGQCPFGYEFQQDTCYRKYFLPYYMDCSHLEGYAFFWDPEHKAGICEYQFDPFKWTPGVSYITQRERWDGGRIYLLSNPYDVKRAYDNSADVAAAFRPPPPTAPTLEKIPEVKNPSFSTA
- a CDS encoding putative 14 kDa phosphohistidine phosphatase; translated protein: MPSLVSGRHRTPAELQAALKVVNDQLADANDLERPALELVAQKLTEELVEVERELAQKKGSSDGHVGSGDGSTSLQTSEVPQGSASVSQPSGESGDQPTISGGDEDLVTFLKGLPKVRVEDGVQKYVLIRVDPEQNETKRFETTIYLVRGNPQAEYHYQCALDTIKELESKGIEAEVQGGGRIECRMKDRQIEIYGHSYQYGRADHSITAQLIKQFFGSDYQVSWGDYGY